CGTCAACGCTGACCGCATCCCGCGGTACACAAAGCGCTTTGAAGTGACCTCCTGTACGCCCCAGTTTGGCGCTCAGTTCAGCCAGCACCTGCTCCGTATGAAGGAAGGCGTCCTGATGGTAGAACAACAGCTCGGCGTTCCCCACGGCGATCACATCGTTATGGAACACGCCCTGATCAATCACGGCAGGTGACTGCTGAGCGTAGACCACATTGTCATCGTGTAAGCCGTGCAGACGGGCGACGGCCTGTGATGCCTCCAGCGTTTGCCGGGCGGGATAACGCTGCGGCGCGGGCAGACGCGCATCAAAAGCACTGCGGCCATATACAAAGAACTCCACACCCGGTTCGCCATAGCTTTTGCAAAAGCGTGTGTGGTTAGCTGCACCTTCATCACCAAACTGACTGACTGCTGCCAGCGCCGGGTGATGGGCAAAATGCTGCTCATCATTAAACATCGATTGAAGAATGCGACTGGTGGTGGGGTGTTCGATGCTGCGGTGAAACTTACAGTTCAGGTTCGCCGCCGTGAAATGCACCCGACCGTCTGCAGTATCTGCGCCCGGGCTTACCGTACAGGCATTAGCCGTCCACATGCTGGAAGCCGAGCAGGTGGCGACCAGAAGCGGCATTGCCTCTTTGGCAGCCTTGGCGATCACTTGCGCATCGCTGCCGGTGAAGCCGAGATTGCGCAACGCAGCCACATCAGGACGTTCTTGAGGGGCAAACACACCCTGCTTAAAGCCCATATCCATAAGGGCCTTCATCTTCGCCAACCCCTGCTGAGCCGCTTGGCGCGGGCTGGAGCAAGCTTGACTGTTATTCTGTGAGGCAACGTTACCGTAGGACAACCCGCCATAGTTATGGGTTGGCCCGACCAGTCCGTCGAAATTCACCTCATATGCACTGCTCACAAGCTCACTCCTGGCGTCAGGTTCGCGGGCAGCGTCAAGCTTTCGGCCTCAAGTGAGGCGACGGGGTAAGCACAATAGTCAGCGGCGTAATACGCACTCGGGCGATGATTACCCGACGCACCGATCCCCCCAAACGGCGCGCTACTGGCTGCGCCAGTGAGCTGCTTGTTCCAATTGACGATACCGGCACGGCTGCTCAGCCAGAATTGCTCATAGCGCTCCCGTGAGTCAGATAACAAACCGGCGGCCAGACCAAAACGAGTATTGTTGGCTTCGTCTATGGCCTCGGCAAAATCACGGTAGCGGTATACCTGTAGCAGCGGACCGAAGAACTCTTCATCCAGCCGATCTTCCACACAGGTAACGTCAATAATCCCCGGTGTCAGCAAAGCAGAGCCGGCCAATGGCT
The Pseudomonas mendocina DNA segment above includes these coding regions:
- the astB gene encoding N-succinylarginine dihydrolase, which encodes MSSAYEVNFDGLVGPTHNYGGLSYGNVASQNNSQACSSPRQAAQQGLAKMKALMDMGFKQGVFAPQERPDVAALRNLGFTGSDAQVIAKAAKEAMPLLVATCSASSMWTANACTVSPGADTADGRVHFTAANLNCKFHRSIEHPTTSRILQSMFNDEQHFAHHPALAAVSQFGDEGAANHTRFCKSYGEPGVEFFVYGRSAFDARLPAPQRYPARQTLEASQAVARLHGLHDDNVVYAQQSPAVIDQGVFHNDVIAVGNAELLFYHQDAFLHTEQVLAELSAKLGRTGGHFKALCVPRDAVSVDDAVKSYLFNSQLLLRPDGKHLLIVPQECRQNTNVWNYLQQQVGPQGPIADVQVFDLKQSMQNGGGPACLRLRVALRESELAAVNQGVILTPALHATLSAWVEKHYRDRLSEADLADPQLLTECRTALDELTQILKLGSVYPFQLV